Proteins from a genomic interval of Rhinoraja longicauda isolate Sanriku21f chromosome 16, sRhiLon1.1, whole genome shotgun sequence:
- the LOC144601133 gene encoding uncharacterized protein LOC144601133, translating to MDARTGISIQLKPPDLQCPLVDQHLKAGEGVTVGMETLCSGSGQPVHAVGKPFTCADCGKGFTHAYNLRRHQKIHSGERPFTCSDCGRTFIESSELLRHQRVHTGERPFTCPVCGRGFTRWSNVLTHRRVHTGERPFTCAVCGRGFTQSSHLVTHRRVHTLEKPFPCPDCGKGFSRSAQLGRHRLVHTVSGPPPAPCAGSGSPEGAT from the coding sequence ATGGATGCGCGCACGGGAATCTCCATCCAACTCAAGCCACCGGATCTGCAGTGTCCTTTGGTTGACCAGCACCTGAAGGCGGGGGAGGGAGTCACGGTCGGTATGGAGACGTTGTGCTCCGGCTCCGGCCAGCCAGTTCACGCTGTGGGGAAACCATTCACCTGTGCCGACTGTGGGAAGGGTTTCACCCACGCGTACAACCTGAGGAGGCACCAGAAGATTCACAGCGGGGAGCGGCCGTTCACCTGCTCGGACTGCGGGAGGACGTTCATCGAGTCGTCCGAGCTGCTGAGGCACCAGCGGGTCCACACCGGggagcggcccttcacctgccCCGTGTGCGGGAGGGGGTTCACGCGCTGGTCCAACGTGTTAACGCACCGGCGGGTCCACACCGGGGAGCGGCCGTTCACCTGCGCCGTGTGCGGGCGGGGATTCACCCAATCCTCCCACCTTGTCACCCACCGGCGGGTCCACACTCTGGAGAAACCCTTTCCCTGCCCCGATTGCGGGAAGGGATTCTCCAGGTCGGCCCAGCTGGGGAGGCACCGGCTGGTCCACACCGTGAGCGGCCCTCCGCCTGCCCCGTGTGCAGGAAGCGGTTCACCTGAGGGTGCAACCTGA